One window from the genome of Crassostrea angulata isolate pt1a10 chromosome 2, ASM2561291v2, whole genome shotgun sequence encodes:
- the LOC128172354 gene encoding perlucin-like protein — MKTMNGEKNYFGLFFVILAILQTASGHNCYHGWAPYKSHCYYLSTTEVTLKEALEACYNMQADLLEVKDRMEERWLELQFKIRGYVHGVWLGYSDLLQENQFLTISNAEPLNYKHWNSGEPSNTNGREHCVGYSMGTKNWNDCYCTGKLNYVCKK; from the exons ATGAAAACAATGAACGGAGAGAAGAATTATTTTGGTCTGTTCTTCGTGATTTTGGCTATTCTACAGACCGCATCAG GTCACAATTGCTATCATGGTTGGGCGCCTTACAAAAGCCATTGCTATTACCTTTCTACAACAGAGGTTACGTTGAAAGAAGCCTTG gaGGCTTGCTATAATATGCAGGCTGATCTTCTGGAAGTAAAGGACAGAATGGAAGAGAGATGGTTGGAATTGCAATTCAAAATCAGAG GCTATGTTCACGGAGTTTGGTTGGGATATAGTGACCTTTTACAGGAAAACCAATTTTTGACCATTTCTAATGCTGAACCACTTAACTACAAACACTGGAATAGCGGGGAACCTAGTAATACGAACGGACGGGAACACTGCGTGGGATACAGTATGGGGACAAAAAACTGGAATGATTGTTATTGCACCGGCAAACTGAACTATGTGTGCAAAAAATAA
- the LOC128172355 gene encoding perlucin-like protein, producing the protein MDSPLCLFLVIFALAERTSAGRCHNGWAPFQSNCYYFSTSVTTFKEAMINCYGMSASLLELQTYSEENWLNLQIQLRGNNHGVWLGYSDIQKEGQFVTLSAAKVLQYTNWSKGEPNNVNGIEHCTGYFVNTKSWNDCICAGQLHYVCKK; encoded by the exons ATGGATAGTCCACTTTGTCTGTTTCTGGTTATTTTTGCTTTGGCTGAACGAACATCAG CAGGCCGATGTCACAATGGATGGGCACCATTTCAAAGTAATTGTTACTATTTCTCAACCTCAGTAACGACTTTTAAAGAAGCAATG ATTAACTGCTACGGAATGAGTGCAAGTCTTTTAGAGTTACAAACGTATTCGGAAGAAAATTGGCTGAATTTACAAATTCAACTTAgag GCAACAATCACGGAGTATGGCTAGGGTATAGTGACATTCAAAAGGAAGGCCAATTCGTGACCCTGTCTGCTGCCAAAGTATTACAGTACACGAACTGGTCTAAAGGAGAGCCTAACAATGTCAATGGAATCGAACATTGCACGGGATATTTCGTAAACACTAAAAGCTGGAATGATTGTATTTGTGCAGGACAATTACATTATgtatgcaaaaaataa